A window from Culex pipiens pallens isolate TS chromosome 3, TS_CPP_V2, whole genome shotgun sequence encodes these proteins:
- the LOC120413405 gene encoding phenoloxidase 8-like, producing MTEASNLLALLQRPLEPTFLPKNDGKTVIDVPDDFLTDRYRPIGADLQSRFSNDAEQRIPVRSVTPPDLSFADGIDRRGAFSLFILKHRDAAAALINLFMSQPDVQSLMSVATFCRDRLNPVLFQYGLAVAIQHRPDTKDVNIPSIVSLFPDQFVDPAVFPKLREEGSVVQQANRMVIDIKQNFTASDREEEQRMAYFREDIGVNMHHWHWHLVYPGDGPDSVVKKDRRGELFFYMHSQLIARYNMDRFCNQLASVKNFTNFRETIPEAYFPKMLRSSNNRSYPGRHRNIALQDVNRIDNGTIVQVNDLERWRDRILEAIDQGFVLDNSGNRIPLDEQKGIDVLGDVVEASKLSPNQRLYGSLHNMGHNLIAYIHDPDYRYLEDYGVMGDVTTAMRDPFFYRWHGMIDGIFRRFKDQLTPYPADQLQFPGVTVNSVSVQLARANTPANVLLTYWQKSQVDLASGLDFGPEGNVFASFTHLQHAPFSFRVEVNNDSGAVKQGTLRIWLAPKVDERGTPLTFREQRQYFTEMDTSTVTLNPGVNTIVRRSDQSSVTIPYERTFRAVGTAATPKDENALAQFRFCGCGWPQHMLVPKGAPGPGVQFDIFAMVSDFSQDTVNQEFDPNAPCNDSHSFCGLRDKLYPDKRAMGYPFDRSTPATIATLQDFISPNSNMKTNTVQIKFSNTVIART from the exons ATGACGGAGGCATCAAACTTGCTGGCGCTGCTGCAGCGTCCTTTGGAGCCCACGTTCCTGCCGAAAAACGACGGCAAAACCGTGATCGATGTTCCGGACGATTTCCTGACCGATCGGTACCGCCCAATCGGAGCGGATCTTCAATCCCGTTTTTCGAACGATGCTGAACAAAGAATTCCGGTCCGAAGTGTTACCCCACCGGATCTATCGTTTGCCGACGGAATCGATCGCCGTGGTGCGTTCTCGTTGTTCATTCTGAAACATCGGGATGCGGCGGCTGCGTTGATCAACTTGTTCATGAGCCAACCGGATGTGCAGTCGTTGATGAGCGTTGCGACGTTTTGCCGTGATCGTTTGAACCCAGTGTTGTTCCAGTATGGGCTGGCGGTTGCCATTCAGCATCGTCCGGACACCAAGGATGTGAACATTCCCTCGATTGTGTCGCTGTTTCCGGATCAGTTTGTCGATCCGGCGGTGTTTCCGAAGCTTCGTGAAGAAGGGTCGGTGGTTCAACAGGCTAATCGGATGGTAATCGACATTAAGCAAAACTTCACTGCATCTGATCGTGAAGAGGAACAACGAATGGCGTACTTCCGAGAGGACATCGGCGTTAACATGCATCACTGGCATTGGCATTTGGTGTACCCGGGAGATGGTCCGGACAGTGTTGTCAAGAAGGATCGACGTGGAGAGTTGTTCTTCTACATGCACAGTCAGCTGATTGCTCGGTACAACATGGATCGTTTCTGCAATCAGCTGGCCAGTGTAAAGAACTTTACGAACTTTCGTGAAACGATCCCGGAAGCTTACTTCCCGAAGATGCTCCGTAGCTCGAACAACCGGTCGTATCCGGGTAGACATCGTAACATTGCGTTGCAAGACGTGAACCGTATCGACAATGGAACGATCGTGCAAGTGAACGATCTGGAGCGTTGGCGTGATCGTATTCTGGAAGCTATCGATCAAGGATTCGTGCTGGATAACAGCGGCAATCGAATCCCGTTGGATGAGCAAAAGGGTATCGATGTCCTGGGAGATGTTGTTGAGGCTTCAAAGCTGTCGCCAAACCAGCGTTTGTACGGAAGTCTGCACAACATGGGACACAACCTGATTGCGTACATCCACGACCCGGACTATCGCTACCTGGAGGACTATGGCGTGATGGGCGACGTTACGACTGCTATGCGTGATCCGTTCTTCTACCGTTGGCACGGAATGATCGATGGAATATTCCGACGTTTTAAGGACCAACTGACCCCCTATCCCGCTGATCAGCTGCAATTCCCCGGCGTGACCGTCAATTCCGTTTCGGTTCAGCTCGCCCGAGCCAACACTCCGGCCAACGTCCTGCTGACGTACTGGCAGAAATCTCAAGTTGACCTCGCTTCCGGTCTGGACTTTGGACCCGAGGGCAACGTCTTCGCATCGTTCACGCATCTGCAGCACGCGCCGTTTTCGTTCCGCGTCGAAGTCAACAACGACTCGGGTGCGGTAAAGCAGGGAACTCTTCGGATCTGGCTCGCTCCCAAGGTAGACGAACGTGGCACTCCATTGACATTCCGCGAGCAGCGACAGTACTTCACCGAAATGGATACCTCAACCGTGACTT TGAACCCCGGCGTGAACACGATCGTGCGTCGCTCAGATCAATCTAGCGTTACGATCCCGTACGAGCGAACCTTCCGCGCCGTTGGTACCGCTGCCACACCCAAGGATGAGAACGCGCTCGCCCAATTCCGGTTCTGCGGCTGTGGTTGGCCACAGCACATGCTCGTGCCGAAGGGAGCCCCTGGACCCGGTGTCCAGTTTGACATCTTCGCCATGGTTTCGGACTTTAGCCAGGATACCGTCAACCAGGAATTTGATCC TAATGCACCATGCAACGATTCGCACTCGTTCTGTGGCCTGCGGGACAAGCTATACCCGGACAAACGCGCCATGGGCTATCCGTTCGATCGCTCGACGCCGGCGACCATCGCCACCCTGCAGGACTTTATCAGTCCCAACTCGAACATGAAGACCAACACGGTGCAGATCAAGTTCAGCAACACCGTGATTGCACGAACTTAA
- the LOC120413415 gene encoding integumentary mucin C.1-like — MLVKLHFLSSLVLRVSIGAVVLAVHLEGSFFIMFMKFILLVFIGLLHSSAAYPPDTDSPEIPHYIETHLQSTWRQRRCIMTTSTSTIYQGEFTVTPTTTVTSTITSTIPVIVTSTSTVTDTITPPVFTSTGTITPTVTVTPIPSTATSTLTATVTTTSTSTPALVLETITSSVTETTTLFSTTTLTTYPATNTVYITSTILATATSTVTIPAAAFLRTAGFADKLRIKPTKTKRNPGHTKTSIIESFLN; from the exons ATGCTGGTGAAATTGCACTTCTTGTCTTCATTAGTTTTGCGCGTGTCGATCGGTGCAGTGGTTTTAGCGGTGCATCTCGAGGGCTCTTTTTTCATCATGTTTATG aaatttattCTGCTCGTCTTCATCGGACTACTGCACAGCAGTGCTGCATATCCGCCGGATACCGATTCTCCAGAAATACCTCACTACATAGAAACTCACCTGCAGTCAACATGGCGCCAGCGCAGGTGCATAATGACGACCTCGACATCAACCATTTACCAGGGAGAGTTCACCGTTACACCTACGACGACCGTCACATCTACGATCACTTCCACAATACCCGTGATTGTAACATCAACCAGCACAGTTACGGACACAATAACGCCTCCCGTTTTCACAAGCACCGGCACAATCACTCCCACCGTTACGGTAACTCCGATCCCGTCAACGGCGACCTCAACACTGACCGCAACGGTTACGACCACTTCAACGTCTACGCCTGCGTTGGTTCTTGAAACGATAACATCTTCCGTTACCGAAACGACAACGCTGTTTTCGACCACAACTTTAACCACATATCCGGCCACAAACACAGTGTACATCACGTCGACCATTCTGGCCACAGCAACTTCGACTGTCACGATTCCGGCAGCCGCCTTTCTCCGTACTGCTGGATTCGCGGACAAGCTGCGGATCAAACCGACCAAAACCAAGCGCAACCCGGGTCATACAAAAACTTCAATTATTGAGAGCTTTTTGAACTGA
- the LOC120413414 gene encoding phenoloxidase 1-like encodes MTDKSALLLLLQRPLEPAFLPKDDGKSVLIIPEEYMSDRYRPLTEDIQTRFSGGTEQEVPVRKVAVPDVSWAEVIDRRGAFSLFIEKHRDIAGRLIDLFIAQPDASTLMGVGTALRDRLNPNLFQYAMTVAIQHRPDTKDLPIPSIIQLFPDQFVDPSIFPQLREEGSIVQQEKRTTIDIKPNYTASDREPEQRMAYFREDIGVNMHHWHWHLVYPGGASREVVAKDRRGELFYYMHSQVIARYNIDRFCNRLGRCRPLTNYREAIPEAYFPKMVRSSSNRAYPARAADTFLKDVNRTDNDTVVTVNDLQRWTDRIHQAIDQGFVIDTTGKNIPLDDVKGIDILGDIVEASTLTVNRKLYGSLHNFGHDILAYIHDPEYRYLEDFGVMGDVTTAMRDPVFYRWHSNIDGIFRKFVETLEPYTSRQLGFTGIRVNSINARINRPNAPANVLLTYWQKSQVDLAAGLDFGPRGNVFASFTHLQHAPFTYEIKVTNSSGSPKRGTARIFLAPKVDERGTNLKFNEQRTLYIEMDKFGVNLRPGENTITRKSEQSTVTTPYERTFRRIGTAQTPTTAKDLEAFRFCGCGWPNHMLLPKGAPEGVQFDLYVMISDYTDDSVNLEFDENVDCSDAHSFCGLRDKKYPDKRPMGFPFDRRTPASIATLGQFIGTNTNMASNSLTIRFTNTVIART; translated from the exons ATGACCGACAAAAGCGCTTTGCTGTTGTTGCTTCAGCGCCCTCTAGAGCCAGCCTTCTTGCCCAAGGACGATGGCAAATCGGTGCTGATCATCCCGGAGGAGTACATGAGTGATCGCTACCGGCCACTAACGGAGGACATTCAGACGCGCTTCTCCGGTGGAACCGAGCAGGAGGTCCCGGTACGGAAGGTTGCCGTCCCTGATGTTTCGTGGGCTGAGGTGATTGACCGGAGGGGTGCATTCTCTCTGTTTATTGAGAAGCACCGTGACATTGCAGGTCGGTTGATCGACCTGTTCATTGCGCAACCGGATGCAAGCACGCTGATGGGTGTGGGAACTGCCCTTAGGGATCGGCTCAATCCTAACTTGTTCCAGTACGCGATGACGGTTGCGATCCAGCATCGCCCGGATACGAAGGATTTGCCCATTCCGAGCATCATCCAGCTGTTCCCGGACCAGTTTGTGGATCCTTCTATTTTCCCTCAGCTGCGTGAGGAGGGTAGCATTGTGCAGCAGGAAAAGCGAACGACGATTGACATCAAGCCCAACTACACGGCCTCGGACCGTGAGCCGGAACAACGCATGGCGTACTTCCGCGAGGACATTGGCGTCAACATGCACCACTGGCACTGGCATTTGGTGTACCCGGGTGGAGCTTCCCGGGAGGTCGTGGCGAAGGATCGCCGCGGTGAGCTGTTCTACTACATGCACAGCCAGGTGATCGCTCGGTACAACATTGATCGGTTCTGTAATCGTTTGGGGCGCTGTCGTCCGCTTACCAACTACCGGGAAGCGATTCCCGAGGCGTACTTCCCCAAGATGGTGCGCAGTTCGAGCAATCGCGCTTATCCGGCTCGTGCTGCCGATACGTTCCTGAAGGACGTCAACAGGACGGACAACGATACGGTGGTTACGGTGAATGATTTACAGCGGTGGACCGACCGTATTCACCAGGCGATCGATCAAGGATTTGTCATTGAT ACAACTGGCAAAAACATCCCACTGGACGACGTGAAAGGAATTGACATCCTTGGGGACATTGTGGAGGCGTCAACTCTGACGGTCAACCGAAAATTGTACGGAAGTCTGCACAACTTTGGTCACGACATTTTGGCTTACATTCACGATCCGGAGTACCGTTACCTGGAAGACTTTGGAGTAATGGGTGACGTCACGACGGCCATGCGTGATCCCGTGTTCTACCGCTGGCACAGCAACATCGACGGTATCTTCCGCAAGTTCGTGGAGACGTTGGAGCCGTACACCTCGCGACAGCTGGGCTTCACGGGTATTCGAGTCAACAGCATCAACGCACGCATCAACCGACCAAACGCCCCGGCAAATGTTCTTCTGACTTACTGGCAAAAATCCCAGGTGGATCTGGCCGCCGGGTTGGACTTTGGACCTAGGGGAAACGTGTTTGCTAGCTTCACCCATCTTCAGCATGCTCCGTTTACTTATGAAATCAAAGTTACCAACAGCAGTGGATCGCCGAAGCGGGGAACTGCCCGAATCTTCCTAGCTCCGAAGGTTGACGAACGTGGAACCAACCTGAAGTTCAACGAGCAACGCACGCTGTATATCGAGATGGACAAGTTTGGTGTCAACT TACGCCCTGGCGAGAACACAATCACCCGCAAGTCGGAACAATCAACCGTAACGACCCCGTACGAACGAACCTTCCGTAGGATTGGCACGGCACAGACGCCAACTACGGCCAAGGATCTGGAGGCGTTCCGATTCTGTGGTTGTGGCTGGCCGAACCATATGCTGCTGCCAAAGGGAGCCCCCGAAGGTGTTCAGTTCGATCTGTACGTGATGATTTCGGACTATACTGACGATTCGGTAAACCTGGAGTTTGACGA AAACGTTGACTGCAGCGATGCCCACTCGTTCTGTGGACTTCGGGACAAAAAGTATCCGGACAAGCGCCCGATGGGATTCCCGTTCGATCGTCGGACGCCGGCTAGCATCGCGACGCTGGGCCAGTTTATTGGAACCAACACCAACATGGCGTCCAACTCGTTGACGATCAGGTTCACCAACACCGTCATTGCGAGGACTTGA